From Kryptolebias marmoratus isolate JLee-2015 linkage group LG15, ASM164957v2, whole genome shotgun sequence, a single genomic window includes:
- the LOC108240242 gene encoding ribonuclease P protein subunit p25-like protein isoform X1 → MFTGCGVVSGQNQHLTNNAVKSQPGLEVNKPIQFENGTNQGTNPVFQGQTYTNSVMHPEVFNSVSNLQKPAPLPVSPPAIKLGQDGFKKVCRTEEESPCPFPGLPSGVLEMRVKEGSKIRNLMGFAMARMQGEKAGSGGGADSAGLRQVVFTGSGRAVTKTITCAEIMKRKVGCLHQLTKLRYKVMKEVWESNQGGTSEMTVHRTVPSISILLSKDPLDPREPGYQPPEAFSALWEDREGAEPAAQTCKRPLGSLPHSGFSHPKKPCLGRGSFSASSSLTS, encoded by the coding sequence ATGTTTACGGGGTGTGGAGTGGTCAGTGGCCAGAACCAGCATCTGACCAACAACGCTGTCAAGTCTCAGCCAGGACTGGAGGTAAATAAACCAATCCAATTTGAGAATGGTACAAACCAAGGGACAAACCCAGTCTTCCAGGGTCAAACTTACACAAACTCTGTGATGCACCCAGAAGTGTTTAACAGTGTTTCTAACCTGCAGAAACCTGCACCACTACCGGTCTCTCCTCCAGCAATTAAGCTGGGGCAGGACGGATTCAAAAAAGTTTGTCGTACTGAGGAAGAGAGTCCCTGTCCTTTCCCTGGTCTGCCTTCTGGGGTGCTGGAGATGCGCGTGAAAGAGGGAAGCAAGATTCGCAACTTAATGGGATTTGCAATGGCACGGATGCAAGGGGAGAAAGCTGGAAGCGGAGGAGGTGCAGACAGCGCTGGTCTCAGGCAAGTGGTCTTCACTGGGTCGGGCCGAGCAGTCACAAAGACCATCACCTGTGCTGAGATCATGAAACGAAAAGTGGGCTGTCTGCACCAGCTGACTAAACTGCGGTACAAGGTGATGAAAGAGGTGTGGGAAAGTAACCAGGGGGGTACATCTGAGATGACAGTGCACAGGACTGTTCCTTCCATCAGCATCCTTCTTTCAAAAGATCCTCTGGATCCACGGGAGCCAGGCTATCAGCCTCCAGAGGCTTTCAGTGCATTGTGGGAGGACAGAGAGGGGGCTGAACCTGCTGCACAAACATGCAAGAGACCTCTTGGATCTTTACCACACAGCGGTTTCTCTCACCCTAAAAAGCCGTGTTTGGGGCGAGGGAGTTTCAGCGCTTCCTCCTCACTGACCAGCTGA
- the LOC108240242 gene encoding ribonuclease P protein subunit p25-like protein isoform X2: MFTGCGVVSGQNQHLTNNAVKSQPGLEKPAPLPVSPPAIKLGQDGFKKVCRTEEESPCPFPGLPSGVLEMRVKEGSKIRNLMGFAMARMQGEKAGSGGGADSAGLRQVVFTGSGRAVTKTITCAEIMKRKVGCLHQLTKLRYKVMKEVWESNQGGTSEMTVHRTVPSISILLSKDPLDPREPGYQPPEAFSALWEDREGAEPAAQTCKRPLGSLPHSGFSHPKKPCLGRGSFSASSSLTS; encoded by the exons ATGTTTACGGGGTGTGGAGTGGTCAGTGGCCAGAACCAGCATCTGACCAACAACGCTGTCAAGTCTCAGCCAGGACTGGAG AAACCTGCACCACTACCGGTCTCTCCTCCAGCAATTAAGCTGGGGCAGGACGGATTCAAAAAAGTTTGTCGTACTGAGGAAGAGAGTCCCTGTCCTTTCCCTGGTCTGCCTTCTGGGGTGCTGGAGATGCGCGTGAAAGAGGGAAGCAAGATTCGCAACTTAATGGGATTTGCAATGGCACGGATGCAAGGGGAGAAAGCTGGAAGCGGAGGAGGTGCAGACAGCGCTGGTCTCAGGCAAGTGGTCTTCACTGGGTCGGGCCGAGCAGTCACAAAGACCATCACCTGTGCTGAGATCATGAAACGAAAAGTGGGCTGTCTGCACCAGCTGACTAAACTGCGGTACAAGGTGATGAAAGAGGTGTGGGAAAGTAACCAGGGGGGTACATCTGAGATGACAGTGCACAGGACTGTTCCTTCCATCAGCATCCTTCTTTCAAAAGATCCTCTGGATCCACGGGAGCCAGGCTATCAGCCTCCAGAGGCTTTCAGTGCATTGTGGGAGGACAGAGAGGGGGCTGAACCTGCTGCACAAACATGCAAGAGACCTCTTGGATCTTTACCACACAGCGGTTTCTCTCACCCTAAAAAGCCGTGTTTGGGGCGAGGGAGTTTCAGCGCTTCCTCCTCACTGACCAGCTGA